From a region of the Geothrix sp. 21YS21S-2 genome:
- a CDS encoding SDR family oxidoreductase, giving the protein MIDPGKVAVVTGAGSGIGKATALALLAAGWRVALAGRRPEVLLEVAAESGAGLRALPVPTDVTRPDSVAALFAAVKQDFGRVDLLFNNAGINVRGKLFEDLTYEDWTGVVDVNLTGMFLCAQAAFRVMLDQAPRGGRIINNGSISAHVPRPDSAPYTATKHAVTGLTKSISLDGRKYDIACGQIDIGNALTGFTAGMTVGVKQAGGDIAPEPMMDVQQVAQGVVHMAELPLEANVQFMTIMATKMPFIGRG; this is encoded by the coding sequence ATGATCGATCCCGGCAAGGTCGCCGTCGTCACCGGGGCCGGAAGCGGCATCGGCAAGGCAACCGCCCTGGCGCTGCTGGCCGCGGGCTGGAGGGTCGCCCTGGCCGGACGCAGGCCCGAAGTCCTGCTGGAGGTGGCCGCGGAATCCGGCGCGGGACTGCGCGCGCTGCCCGTCCCCACCGACGTCACCCGGCCGGACTCCGTGGCCGCGCTCTTCGCGGCGGTGAAGCAGGACTTCGGCCGGGTGGACCTCCTGTTCAACAACGCGGGCATCAACGTGCGGGGCAAGCTCTTCGAGGACCTGACCTACGAGGACTGGACCGGGGTCGTGGACGTCAACCTCACGGGCATGTTCCTCTGCGCCCAGGCGGCGTTCAGGGTCATGCTGGACCAGGCTCCCCGCGGCGGCCGCATCATCAACAACGGCTCCATCTCCGCCCACGTGCCCCGGCCCGATTCGGCGCCCTACACCGCCACCAAGCACGCCGTCACCGGCCTGACCAAGTCCATCTCCCTGGACGGCCGGAAATACGACATCGCCTGCGGCCAGATCGATATCGGCAACGCGCTGACGGGCTTCACGGCGGGGATGACGGTGGGCGTGAAGCAGGCGGGAGGCGACATCGCTCCGGAACCGATGATGGACGTGCAGCAGGTGGCCCAGGGGGTCGTGCACATGGCGGAGCTGCCCCTGGAAGCGAACGTGCAGTTCATGACGATCATGGCGACCAAGATGCCCTTCATCGGACGGGGTTGA